A region of the Myxococcus stipitatus DSM 14675 genome:
CCGCCACCGCGAGGACATCCAGGGACGTGCCCTGCAGCGAGCGGCGAGACCCCACCGACAGCGGCGCCTGCCCACCCATGGCATCGCCCTCCGTCAGCAGGGGCAGCGACACCGGGCCCAGGGTCTGGAAGCCACCCCGGCGCAGCACCACGCCATTCGAGTTCGCCACCACCTGCGTCAGCGAGCCTTCCGCCAGGAGCTTCTCGGGCCCCACCGCGGTGATGCTGTCACCCTTCACCAACCCGAGCGCCGTGACGCCCGTGGCCTGCACCGCGGCCTCCAGGGCGCCCTCGTCGAACAGCGGCGCGCCCACGACCAGCGTCACCGCCGGCTGCATCCCGAAGTCTCCGCCCCACAGCACCGGCACCGAGGCGAACACATGCGTCGTCCCCAGCGCCTCCACCACCGTGCTCCCCGCCTTCGCCAGCGCGGCGACGTCCAGCTTCGCGGCGTCGGAAGAAGGCTCCGCGCCCGCGACGGCATGGAACGCGGCGTCCGGAGCGGCCAGCGCCACCACCACGCCCTTGAGGGCCTTGGGCACCCCGGCGTCGACGGCGGTGCGCACGGCGGCGAACCGCTCGGCTGTCAGCGGCTGGAGGGCCGCGCCCGGGGCCTCGTCCCGGTCCTTGTCCCGAGGGGACGGACGGACGGCGGCCGTGGGCTTGGGGGGAAGCAGCGCATGCACCGCGGTCGCGACTTCCGGCGTGGCGGCCAGCTTCAGCGCCAACGCCTGAATCTCGGCACGGCGCGCGTCCACGAGACGCGACACCTCGGAGATGCCCGAGGCGGACTGAGCCGTGGCTCCCTCCACAGCGCGTGCACGCAGCGGTCCCGACAACATCGGGAGGTGAGCAAGCCCCAGTCCGATGACCAGGAACGCGAAGAGGAGGAACTTGAGGCGGACCATCGCCGTCCTTTAGCCCATGGGTGAAGGGTTCCGCTTATAGCGTTCACCATTCGGACCCAGCAAGATTCGGGCAGCGGACAACGTGGGCCTGGTCGCCCGGCGGATGACCAGGACGACCGGGGCCCACCTACACCGAGTCACGTCTCCGGCTAATAGTTGGGCACGTTGGCCGCGACGTCGTCGGGCAGACCGGCGGTGTGGACGTCCCGGCGCCGCTCCACGGCCCGCCTCAGACTGCGCTCCAGCCGGTCACGCGCCGCGTCGATGGCGTGGAACAGGGTCTCCGCCTTCTCCGTGATGTGGACCGGCGCGAAGTTCGGCATCCGCACCGTCACCCGGCACTCCTTGTCCACCCCTCCCTTGGGGCCGTTGATGTCCACCAGCGCGATGTCGACCTCCGCCGCTTCGTCATCGGCGTAGCGCTCGACGTGGCGCACCAGATGCTCCTGCAGGTACTCCCTCAGTGGCCCCGTCAGCGTCAGATGCACGCCCCGCATCAACACCTTCATGCAGTCACCTCCAGGGCTCAAAGATGGACAGCGCACCGCCCGCGGGTGAGGGGGGCTCCTCCACTCGCTCGCCCTCCGAGCGACGAGGCACGGCCGCGCGTCCCACCGCGGCGGACGATTCCGACAAGTGCCAGGGTTACCCAGACGCATGGGTGCCGAGCGAATCAAGGTCCTCCTCGTGGAGGACGACGGGGACAGCCGGGAGCTCCTGGCGGAGCTGCTGGAGTTCGAGTTCGACGTGGTCACCGCCACCGACGGGCTCGCGGGCCTCCGGGCCTTCGAGAGCGCGCGGCCGGACGTGGTGGTGACGGACGAGTCGCTGCCGGGACTGTGTGGCACCGAGCTGGCCCAGCGGGTGAAGGCCCACTCGCCCCGCACGAAGGTCATCCTGGTGTCCGGTTACTCGGAGGTGAGCGGCGCGGGGCACTGCGACCTGGTGCTGCGCAAGCCCATCGACGTGGAGCAGCTGAGCCGCGCCGTGGGCAGGCTGGGAGACGAGGCCCGCCAGTGGGCAGGGGACGACGCTCGGCAGTGAACGGAAGGACTGGCCCCAGGTGTCACGCAGGGACACCGGCCTTACCATGTCCCTCCAGGACGGCCACGGGCAGGAGGGAGCGACATGAAGTA
Encoded here:
- the hpf gene encoding ribosome hibernation-promoting factor, HPF/YfiA family — protein: MKVLMRGVHLTLTGPLREYLQEHLVRHVERYADDEAAEVDIALVDINGPKGGVDKECRVTVRMPNFAPVHITEKAETLFHAIDAARDRLERSLRRAVERRRDVHTAGLPDDVAANVPNY
- a CDS encoding response regulator; protein product: MGAERIKVLLVEDDGDSRELLAELLEFEFDVVTATDGLAGLRAFESARPDVVVTDESLPGLCGTELAQRVKAHSPRTKVILVSGYSEVSGAGHCDLVLRKPIDVEQLSRAVGRLGDEARQWAGDDARQ